The Elusimicrobiota bacterium genome includes a region encoding these proteins:
- a CDS encoding DEAD/DEAH box helicase → MQKHAPAHAHPHAQAPAHVHAHKPAPAIHQTGPFAEFGLLPELYQGVQALGFTEPTPIQAQALPQALKGKDVLGSAMTGSGKTMAFVLPLLQKLILSRRARPAGQQTKGRSTEYPVRALVLVPTRELATQVEEAVRQFSRFTQARCVLIIGGASFHEQLQGLRKGADIVVATPGRLLDHYGRRQIRLDTVEVAVLDEADRMLDMGFMPDIRRIMQALPKQRQTHMFSATIPPEVARVVNEFMREPVRIAIDADNTPASGITQALYPINAGEKFELLHFILKKTKIKSAVIFTRTRSRAEQVTRYLEVRGVKVVALHSDKTQAQRDNAMEGFREQKHQILVATDIAARGLDVRHISHVINFDVPLHAEDYVHRVGRTGRVFAAGDAITLMALDEERFVAAIERLIGTPIPRLAFPEFPYKVPPQMKAYKEPMAQRFKFRRRIARSSSHRFRR, encoded by the coding sequence GCACGCGCAGGCTCCGGCGCATGTGCACGCTCACAAGCCCGCCCCCGCGATCCATCAGACGGGGCCTTTCGCGGAGTTCGGCCTCCTGCCCGAGCTCTACCAGGGCGTGCAGGCCCTGGGCTTCACGGAGCCGACGCCCATCCAGGCGCAGGCGCTGCCGCAGGCCCTCAAGGGCAAGGACGTGCTGGGCTCGGCGATGACGGGCAGCGGCAAGACCATGGCTTTCGTGCTGCCTCTGCTGCAGAAGCTGATCCTCTCGCGCAGGGCCAGGCCGGCCGGCCAGCAGACCAAGGGGCGCAGCACCGAGTATCCAGTGCGGGCCCTGGTGCTGGTGCCGACGCGCGAGCTGGCGACGCAGGTGGAAGAGGCGGTGCGCCAGTTCTCCCGCTTCACGCAGGCGCGTTGCGTGCTGATCATCGGCGGGGCCTCCTTCCACGAGCAGTTGCAGGGCCTGCGCAAGGGCGCCGACATCGTGGTGGCCACCCCCGGGCGGCTGTTGGACCATTACGGGCGGCGGCAGATCCGGCTCGACACGGTGGAAGTGGCGGTTCTCGACGAGGCCGACCGGATGCTGGACATGGGCTTCATGCCCGACATCCGGCGCATCATGCAGGCCCTGCCCAAGCAGCGCCAGACGCACATGTTCTCGGCCACCATCCCGCCGGAAGTGGCGCGCGTGGTCAATGAGTTCATGCGCGAGCCGGTGCGCATCGCCATCGACGCGGACAACACGCCGGCCTCGGGCATCACCCAGGCCCTCTACCCGATCAACGCGGGCGAGAAGTTCGAGCTGCTGCACTTCATCCTCAAGAAGACCAAGATCAAGTCGGCCGTCATCTTCACCCGCACCCGGTCCCGCGCCGAACAGGTGACGCGCTACCTGGAGGTGCGCGGCGTGAAAGTGGTCGCCTTGCACTCGGACAAGACCCAGGCCCAGCGCGACAACGCGATGGAGGGCTTCCGGGAGCAGAAGCACCAGATCCTGGTGGCCACGGACATCGCGGCCCGCGGCCTGGACGTGCGGCACATCAGCCACGTGATCAACTTCGACGTGCCCCTGCACGCGGAGGACTACGTGCACCGGGTGGGGCGCACGGGACGGGTCTTCGCCGCGGGCGACGCCATCACGCTCATGGCCCTCGATGAGGAGCGCTTCGTGGCGGCCATCGAGAGGCTCATCGGCACGCCCATCCCGCGCCTGGCCTTCCCGGAGTTCCCCTATAAGGTGCCGCCGCAGATGAAGGCCTACAAGGAGCCCATGGCCCAGCGGTTCAAGTTCCGCCGCCGCATCGCCCGCTCCAGCAGCCACCGCTTCCGCCGCTAG
- a CDS encoding AbrB/MazE/SpoVT family DNA-binding domain-containing protein: MTTTIQKWGNSLALRIPSSLAKDIHLHQGSLVDMAVVEGKMVLKPKGERKYSLSQMLKGITKANRHSEHDWGGPVGKEAL, from the coding sequence ATGACTACCACCATTCAAAAATGGGGCAATAGCCTGGCGCTGCGCATCCCGAGCTCCTTGGCCAAGGATATCCATCTGCACCAAGGATCCTTAGTTGATATGGCCGTGGTCGAGGGGAAGATGGTCCTGAAGCCAAAGGGAGAGCGCAAGTACTCTCTTTCGCAAATGCTCAAGGGAATCACCAAGGCGAATCGGCACTCCGAGCATGATTGGGGCGGGCCCGTCGGGAAGGAAGCACTGTAA
- the mazF gene encoding endoribonuclease MazF, producing the protein MTRAYCPKRGDVVWLSFAPQAGHEQSGHRPALTLSPAAYNDKVGLAIFCPVTTQIKGYPFEVRLPAGLKASGVVLADQVKSLDWQARSAQFCCKVPEATLAEVMHKLETLLGA; encoded by the coding sequence ATGACCCGAGCCTACTGCCCAAAACGTGGTGATGTAGTTTGGCTCTCCTTTGCGCCTCAGGCGGGCCATGAGCAATCGGGGCATCGGCCAGCTCTGACTCTCTCGCCGGCGGCCTATAACGACAAGGTGGGGCTGGCCATATTTTGTCCCGTCACGACGCAAATCAAGGGATATCCCTTCGAGGTCCGCCTCCCAGCTGGCCTAAAGGCATCCGGCGTCGTGCTGGCAGATCAGGTCAAGAGCCTCGATTGGCAGGCTCGAAGCGCCCAATTCTGCTGCAAAGTCCCGGAAGCGACTTTGGCAGAAGTGATGCATAAGCTCGAAACCTTGCTGGGCGCATGA
- a CDS encoding cache domain-containing protein, with protein sequence MALLTVAGMCLPADAQPETSPQDLLIKSEVQTAVSMLKAVYKKHQQGEMTLEQAKKLGADLLRDLSYGSDGYFWADTTAGVNIVLYGRKDVEGRNRLEDQDPKGTFYVKRFIANAKAGGGYVDYWFAKKGQTAAEPKRSFVAPFAPFGWVVGTGYYR encoded by the coding sequence ATGGCTCTTCTCACTGTGGCCGGCATGTGCCTGCCTGCAGACGCGCAGCCAGAGACGTCGCCCCAGGACCTCCTGATCAAGAGCGAGGTCCAGACCGCGGTCAGCATGCTCAAGGCGGTCTACAAGAAGCACCAGCAGGGCGAGATGACCTTGGAGCAGGCCAAGAAGCTCGGCGCCGACCTCCTGCGGGACCTCAGCTACGGCAGCGACGGCTATTTCTGGGCCGACACCACGGCAGGCGTCAACATCGTCCTTTACGGCCGCAAGGACGTCGAGGGCAGGAACCGCCTCGAGGACCAGGACCCGAAGGGCACGTTCTACGTCAAACGATTCATCGCCAATGCCAAGGCCGGCGGCGGGTACGTCGATTACTGGTTCGCGAAGAAGGGCCAGACCGCGGCCGAGCCCAAGAGGTCCTTCGTGGCCCCGTTTGCGCCCTTCGGCTGGGTCGTGGGCACCGGCTACTATCGTTGA
- the ribH gene encoding 6,7-dimethyl-8-ribityllumazine synthase, with the protein MPKELSGMLDGKGKRFAVVVSRFNDMITNRLLEGACDCLVRHGVKDNDITVARVPGAYEIGPVAKRLAAGKYDAVICLGAVIRGETPHFDYVAGQSCRAIGKLSLESKIPVIYGVLTCDSADQAMARAGTKSGNKGWQAALSALEMADLYKAL; encoded by the coding sequence ATGCCGAAAGAATTGTCCGGGATGCTGGACGGGAAGGGCAAGCGCTTCGCCGTGGTGGTGAGCCGCTTCAACGACATGATCACGAACCGGCTCCTGGAAGGGGCCTGCGACTGCCTCGTGCGTCACGGGGTCAAGGACAACGACATCACCGTGGCCCGGGTGCCCGGCGCCTACGAGATCGGGCCCGTGGCCAAGCGCCTGGCCGCTGGCAAGTACGACGCGGTGATCTGCCTGGGCGCGGTCATCCGCGGCGAGACCCCTCACTTCGACTACGTGGCCGGCCAGTCCTGCCGCGCCATCGGCAAGCTTTCCCTGGAAAGCAAGATCCCGGTCATCTACGGGGTCCTGACCTGCGATTCCGCGGACCAGGCCATGGCCCGGGCCGGCACCAAGAGCGGCAACAAGGGCTGGCAGGCCGCTTTGTCCGCCTTGGAGATGGCCGACCTTTACAAAGCGCTCTAA
- a CDS encoding bifunctional 3,4-dihydroxy-2-butanone-4-phosphate synthase/GTP cyclohydrolase II: MRNVEAVRARLRAGGLVILVDDENRENEGDLVMAAEKITPAAVNFMATAARGLICCAMEEGRLDELGLRPMVAENTSLHGTSFTVSVDAKKGVATGISAADRAATIKALISPKTRPADLARPGHIFPLRSRKGGVLVRAGHTEAGVDLMKISGLYPAAVICEIMAADGGMARLPELRRLGREHDIPVATVDEVIAYRRKKDKLVAKVLEVDLPTSLGDFTLHLYESVIEKEHHMALTKGDLRLKNSRDSVLVRVHSQCLTGDIFHSSRCDCGEQLHRALSIIAQEGRGALLYMRQEGRGIGLLNKLKAYKLQEKGLDTVEANLALGFAEDLRDYGIGAQILKDLGLSRIRLLTNNPRKLVGLAGYGLEITARAPIEIAAGKHNLRYLTTKKEKLKHLLKI; this comes from the coding sequence ATGAGGAACGTGGAGGCGGTCCGCGCCCGGCTGCGCGCCGGCGGCTTGGTCATCCTGGTCGACGACGAGAACCGGGAGAACGAGGGCGACCTGGTCATGGCCGCGGAGAAGATCACCCCGGCGGCCGTCAACTTCATGGCGACCGCGGCGCGGGGCCTGATCTGCTGCGCCATGGAGGAGGGCCGCCTCGACGAGCTGGGCCTGCGGCCCATGGTCGCGGAGAACACCTCCTTGCACGGGACTTCCTTCACGGTGTCGGTGGACGCCAAGAAAGGCGTGGCCACCGGCATCTCGGCCGCGGACCGCGCCGCCACCATCAAGGCCCTCATCTCGCCCAAGACCAGACCCGCGGACCTGGCCAGGCCCGGCCACATCTTCCCTCTGCGCAGCCGCAAGGGCGGGGTCCTGGTGCGCGCCGGGCATACCGAGGCCGGGGTGGACCTCATGAAGATCTCGGGCCTGTACCCGGCCGCGGTCATCTGCGAGATCATGGCCGCCGACGGCGGCATGGCGCGGCTGCCCGAGCTGCGGCGCCTGGGCCGCGAGCACGACATCCCGGTGGCCACGGTCGACGAGGTCATCGCCTACCGCCGCAAGAAAGATAAGCTGGTGGCCAAGGTCCTCGAGGTGGACCTGCCCACCTCTTTGGGCGATTTCACCTTGCACCTCTACGAGTCGGTCATCGAAAAAGAGCACCACATGGCGCTGACCAAGGGCGACCTGCGCCTCAAGAACTCCCGGGACAGCGTCCTGGTCCGGGTCCATTCCCAGTGCCTGACCGGGGACATCTTCCACTCCTCCCGCTGCGATTGCGGCGAGCAGCTGCACCGGGCCCTGAGCATCATCGCCCAGGAAGGCCGCGGGGCTTTGCTCTACATGCGCCAGGAAGGCCGGGGCATCGGCCTGCTCAACAAGCTCAAGGCCTACAAGCTGCAGGAGAAGGGGCTCGACACCGTGGAGGCCAACCTGGCTCTGGGCTTCGCCGAGGACCTGCGCGACTACGGCATCGGCGCCCAGATACTCAAGGACCTGGGCCTCTCGCGCATCCGTCTGCTGACCAACAATCCGCGCAAGCTCGTGGGCCTGGCGGGCTACGGGCTGGAGATCACGGCCCGGGCGCCCATCGAGATCGCGGCCGGCAAGCACAACCTGCGCTATCTGACGACCAAGAAAGAGAAGCTCAAACATCTGCTGAAGATCTAA
- a CDS encoding riboflavin synthase gives MFTGIVESLGRVLSIAPGRLAVKAEFADVKVGESIAVNGACLSVSRVRAGLVGFDVSPETLQKTTLGSLRRGEAVNLERALRLSDRLGGHLMTGHVDAAGRVVAMRGAAPGKELAVLFPERLRRYLVPKGSVAVEGVSLTIAALHGCRVTVALVPQTLKSTNLAHKRVGDRVNVEVDALARYLR, from the coding sequence ATGTTTACCGGAATAGTTGAGAGCCTGGGCAGGGTGCTCAGTATCGCGCCTGGCCGCCTGGCCGTGAAAGCGGAGTTCGCGGACGTGAAGGTCGGAGAGAGCATCGCGGTCAACGGCGCCTGCCTGAGCGTGAGCCGGGTCCGAGCCGGCCTGGTCGGCTTCGACGTCTCCCCGGAGACTTTGCAGAAGACCACATTGGGGTCGCTGCGGCGGGGGGAGGCGGTCAATCTGGAGCGCGCCCTGCGCCTGAGCGACCGCCTGGGCGGACATCTCATGACCGGCCATGTGGACGCCGCCGGCCGCGTCGTGGCCATGCGGGGCGCGGCCCCGGGCAAGGAGCTGGCGGTGCTCTTCCCGGAGCGGTTGCGCCGCTACCTGGTGCCCAAGGGCTCCGTGGCCGTCGAGGGGGTGAGCCTCACCATCGCGGCCTTGCACGGCTGCCGGGTGACCGTGGCCTTGGTCCCCCAGACCTTGAAGAGCACCAATCTCGCGCACAAGCGCGTGGGCGACCGGGTCAATGTCGAGGTGGACGCTTTGGCGCGGTATCTGCGATGA
- the ribD gene encoding bifunctional diaminohydroxyphosphoribosylaminopyrimidine deaminase/5-amino-6-(5-phosphoribosylamino)uracil reductase RibD — MTETDLLIRALRLAVRGQGLVSPNPMVGAVLVKAGRVIGEGWHRCFGGDHAEVDALKRAKASPRGGTLYVNLEPCSHFGKTPPCVDALISSGIKKVVAAMPDPNPLVSGKGFRRLRQAGIEVEVGLMRKESLELNLAYLTWLKKARPLIALKAGQSLDGKISSRAGRSKWITGPEARAYGRRLRFMFDAILAGINTVLSDDPSLDYRPPLLPRALLARKRHLKIILDSRARLPLSARLWRGPSQVVVAVAKAAPESRLRALRLKGARVLVCGEQRVDVKKLMALLRPELGSVLVEGGAAVHGSFVDAGLVDLFYLFQSPLILGGEKARTSIAGRGFASPARALRMSLAAEYCLGADHLHVYRNS; from the coding sequence ATGACCGAGACCGACCTTCTCATCCGAGCTTTGCGCCTCGCCGTGCGCGGCCAAGGCCTCGTCAGCCCCAACCCCATGGTGGGCGCGGTCTTGGTCAAGGCCGGCCGAGTCATAGGCGAGGGCTGGCACCGCTGCTTCGGGGGAGACCACGCCGAGGTTGACGCCCTCAAGCGGGCCAAGGCCTCGCCCCGGGGGGGCACCCTCTACGTCAACCTGGAGCCCTGCTCTCATTTCGGCAAGACCCCGCCTTGCGTAGACGCCCTCATCTCCAGCGGGATCAAGAAGGTCGTGGCCGCCATGCCCGACCCCAACCCGCTCGTCTCGGGAAAGGGATTCCGCCGCTTGCGCCAAGCCGGCATCGAAGTCGAGGTCGGCCTCATGAGGAAAGAGAGCCTTGAGCTCAATCTGGCCTACCTCACCTGGCTCAAGAAGGCGCGCCCCCTCATCGCGCTCAAGGCCGGCCAGAGCCTCGACGGCAAGATCTCCAGCCGCGCCGGCCGGTCCAAGTGGATCACCGGACCCGAAGCCCGCGCTTACGGCCGGCGCCTGCGCTTCATGTTCGACGCCATCCTGGCGGGCATCAACACGGTGTTGAGCGACGACCCGTCCTTGGACTACCGGCCCCCGCTCCTGCCGCGGGCGCTTCTGGCCCGCAAGCGCCACCTCAAGATCATCCTGGACAGCCGGGCCCGCCTGCCGCTCTCGGCCAGGCTCTGGCGCGGCCCCAGCCAGGTCGTGGTCGCAGTCGCGAAAGCCGCCCCGGAGTCCCGCCTGCGGGCCCTGCGGCTTAAGGGCGCGCGGGTCCTGGTCTGCGGCGAACAGCGCGTGGACGTCAAGAAGCTCATGGCCTTGCTGCGGCCGGAGCTCGGCTCGGTGCTGGTCGAAGGCGGGGCCGCGGTCCACGGCTCTTTCGTCGACGCCGGCCTGGTGGACCTCTTCTACCTCTTCCAGTCGCCCCTGATATTGGGCGGCGAGAAGGCCCGGACCTCCATTGCGGGCCGAGGCTTCGCCTCGCCGGCCCGGGCCCTGCGCATGAGCCTCGCGGCCGAATACTGCTTGGGAGCGGACCATCTCCATGTTTACCGGAATAGTTGA
- a CDS encoding DNA topoisomerase IV subunit A — MAKSTHTSGAVEKKLVGLADLVIRAAERGRDPSLSIPVRSLSNVKFNEKKRIIEMGSNTQDRTFFNVGMAKKFMQTMLVGDALAELQRAGLTTSLREIYYRAKHTIADSHENTFDLQSESDPLIEDLEVALEALREELHVRAENAGTVIGPLTVVDDGDTVDCAKLGKGGYSVPSIVEPDYVQIKKCTADFVLLVEKGTQWNRLAEDKFWRKYNCVLLTGNGQPPRGVRRLARRLNDEKKLPVYVLVDNDPWGYYIYSVVKQGSINLAFESQRMAIPEAKFIGLSSHDPERYGLPRNVGIKLNEKDISRAKELLNYPWFQKKEWQKEIRNMLSVGLKFELDALANKDFQYLTKKYLPRKLQEKDWLD, encoded by the coding sequence ATGGCAAAATCCACTCATACGTCCGGGGCGGTCGAGAAGAAGCTCGTGGGTCTGGCGGACCTGGTCATCCGCGCCGCGGAGCGGGGCAGGGACCCGTCCCTATCGATCCCGGTGCGCTCGCTCTCCAACGTCAAGTTCAACGAGAAGAAGCGCATCATCGAGATGGGCTCCAACACCCAGGACCGGACCTTCTTCAACGTGGGCATGGCCAAGAAGTTCATGCAGACCATGCTCGTCGGCGACGCCCTGGCCGAGCTGCAGCGCGCCGGCCTGACCACCTCCCTGCGCGAGATCTACTACCGCGCCAAGCACACCATCGCCGACTCCCATGAGAACACCTTCGACCTCCAGAGCGAGTCCGACCCGCTCATCGAGGACCTGGAAGTGGCTTTGGAGGCCCTGCGCGAGGAGCTGCACGTGCGCGCCGAGAACGCGGGCACCGTGATCGGCCCGCTGACCGTGGTCGACGACGGCGACACCGTGGACTGCGCCAAGCTCGGCAAGGGCGGCTACTCCGTGCCCTCCATCGTGGAGCCCGACTACGTGCAGATCAAGAAGTGCACGGCCGACTTCGTGCTGCTGGTCGAAAAGGGAACCCAGTGGAACCGGCTGGCCGAGGACAAGTTCTGGAGGAAGTACAACTGCGTGCTGCTCACCGGCAACGGCCAGCCGCCCCGCGGGGTGCGGCGCCTGGCCCGGCGCCTCAACGACGAGAAGAAGCTGCCGGTCTACGTGCTGGTGGACAACGACCCCTGGGGCTACTACATCTACTCCGTGGTCAAGCAGGGCTCCATCAACCTGGCTTTCGAGAGCCAGCGCATGGCCATCCCCGAGGCGAAGTTCATCGGGCTCTCCAGCCACGACCCGGAGCGCTACGGACTGCCCCGCAACGTGGGCATCAAGCTCAACGAGAAGGATATCAGCCGGGCCAAGGAGCTGCTCAACTACCCCTGGTTCCAGAAGAAGGAGTGGCAGAAGGAGATCCGCAACATGCTCTCCGTGGGCCTGAAGTTCGAGCTCGACGCTTTGGCCAACAAGGACTTCCAGTACTTGACCAAGAAGTACCTGCCCCGCAAGCTCCAGGAAAAGGACTGGCTGGACTGA
- a CDS encoding DNA topoisomerase VI subunit B gives MGLYGYFRAAGQVWYDVGRHEKDQARTRCEDRCRYQACPGQARRSQRRISVSEFFTKNRHLLGFDSPRKALLTCVKEAVDNAFDACEEAGILPEVVVRLEVVAPEGAAAPPLSQATRFKVTVVDYGPGIVREQIPRIFAKLLYGSKFHRLRMSRGQQGIGISAAGMYGQLTTGKPVQIISRTGEHAPAHYFEVQINTKTNEPRILEKKQIEWEHHRGTQVTIELEGKYQKGRSSVDEYLEQTAIANPHAKITYVTPEGETKVYPRTFNQLPVPPREIKPHPYGIEFGILLKMLHDTKSHWLSGFLSSDFSRVSPRVADEICKTAELNPHSKPRNIMGVEADKLYKAIQATKIMAPPTNCISPIGEKAILTGLYKQIKADFYTAVTRPPAVYRGNPFIIEAGLAFGKGPDAVQAVEKKAPMAEGEHQSEEAELARVLRFANRVPLLYQQAACCTFQAVLETSWRNYGVSQSRGALPAGPMVIFVHMASVWVPFTSESKEAIADYDEIRKEIKLAMQECGRRLGIFLKRKEHAKHEFHRRNIFELYIEEVAEACKRLKGGKLATEKLKAQLLKIAMKRTGGEKTDEILGKKGGPEGLPDSIIVTAEGVEGEVPAEIPLEGIPEAPQPAAPLPAAGLPQAPQPEPAPAPIGPAKKGKPSPKAKKAAKKPVKKAKPAAKKRKR, from the coding sequence TTGGGCCTATATGGGTATTTCCGGGCCGCCGGGCAGGTTTGGTATGATGTAGGCAGACATGAAAAAGACCAAGCCCGGACCCGTTGTGAAGACCGCTGCCGCTATCAAGCCTGCCCCGGCCAAGCCCGCCGGTCTCAGCGCCGCATCTCCGTCTCCGAGTTCTTCACCAAGAACCGCCACCTCCTCGGCTTCGACAGCCCGCGCAAGGCCCTGCTCACCTGCGTCAAGGAGGCCGTGGACAACGCTTTCGACGCCTGCGAGGAGGCCGGCATACTCCCCGAGGTGGTGGTCAGACTGGAGGTCGTGGCTCCCGAAGGCGCGGCCGCGCCGCCTCTCTCCCAGGCCACGCGCTTCAAGGTCACGGTGGTGGACTACGGCCCGGGCATCGTGCGCGAGCAGATCCCGCGCATCTTCGCCAAGCTCCTCTACGGCTCCAAGTTCCACCGCCTGCGCATGAGCCGCGGCCAGCAGGGCATCGGCATCTCGGCCGCCGGCATGTACGGCCAGCTCACCACGGGCAAGCCCGTGCAGATCATCTCGCGCACGGGCGAGCATGCCCCGGCCCACTACTTCGAGGTGCAGATCAACACCAAGACCAACGAGCCCCGCATCCTGGAGAAGAAGCAGATCGAATGGGAGCACCACCGCGGCACGCAGGTCACCATCGAGCTGGAGGGCAAGTACCAGAAGGGCCGCTCCTCGGTCGACGAGTACCTGGAGCAGACGGCCATCGCCAACCCCCACGCCAAGATCACCTACGTCACCCCCGAAGGCGAGACCAAGGTCTATCCGCGCACCTTCAACCAGCTCCCGGTCCCGCCGCGCGAGATCAAGCCCCACCCCTACGGCATCGAGTTCGGCATCCTGCTCAAGATGCTGCACGACACCAAGAGCCACTGGCTCTCCGGCTTCCTCTCCAGCGACTTCTCGCGCGTCTCGCCCCGCGTGGCCGACGAGATCTGCAAGACCGCGGAGCTCAACCCCCACTCCAAGCCCCGCAACATCATGGGCGTCGAGGCGGACAAGCTCTACAAGGCCATCCAGGCCACCAAGATCATGGCCCCGCCCACCAACTGCATCTCGCCCATCGGGGAGAAGGCCATCCTGACCGGTCTCTACAAGCAGATCAAGGCGGACTTCTACACGGCCGTGACCCGTCCGCCGGCCGTGTATCGCGGCAATCCCTTCATCATCGAGGCGGGCCTGGCCTTCGGCAAGGGGCCGGACGCGGTCCAGGCGGTGGAGAAAAAGGCGCCCATGGCCGAGGGCGAGCACCAGTCGGAGGAGGCGGAGCTGGCGCGCGTTCTTCGCTTCGCCAACCGGGTCCCCCTGCTCTACCAGCAGGCCGCTTGCTGCACCTTCCAGGCCGTGCTGGAGACCTCCTGGCGCAACTACGGCGTCTCGCAGTCCCGGGGCGCCCTCCCCGCCGGGCCCATGGTCATCTTCGTGCACATGGCCTCGGTCTGGGTGCCCTTCACCAGCGAGTCCAAGGAAGCCATCGCCGACTACGACGAGATCCGCAAGGAGATCAAGCTGGCCATGCAGGAGTGCGGCCGGCGCCTGGGCATCTTCCTGAAGAGGAAGGAACACGCCAAGCACGAGTTCCACCGCCGCAACATATTCGAGCTCTACATCGAAGAGGTGGCCGAGGCCTGCAAGCGCCTCAAGGGCGGCAAGCTGGCCACGGAGAAGCTCAAGGCCCAGCTGCTCAAGATCGCCATGAAGCGCACCGGCGGTGAGAAGACTGACGAGATCCTGGGCAAGAAGGGCGGCCCCGAGGGCCTGCCGGACTCCATCATCGTCACGGCCGAAGGGGTAGAAGGGGAGGTGCCGGCGGAGATCCCTTTGGAGGGGATTCCTGAGGCGCCGCAACCGGCGGCCCCCCTGCCGGCAGCGGGCCTGCCGCAGGCTCCCCAACCGGAGCCGGCGCCCGCCCCGATCGGGCCCGCCAAGAAGGGCAAGCCGTCGCCGAAGGCCAAGAAGGCAGCCAAGAAACCGGTCAAGAAGGCCAAGCCGGCCGCCAAGAAGCGGAAGAGATAG
- a CDS encoding 8-oxo-dGTP diphosphatase — protein sequence METDLMEPAKPGFSELAVLCFLIKDGRILLIRKKQGLGTGKITAPGGRIEPGESALDAACRETTEEVGLTPSGLAQAGELHFQFADGYKLHCTVFTAREAEGALIETDEAAPIWTDICAIPYKDMWADDELWMPWMLAGKPFQGHFRFDGDRMLSASVEPSPRA from the coding sequence GTGGAAACAGACCTCATGGAGCCCGCAAAGCCCGGCTTCAGCGAACTCGCAGTGCTGTGCTTCCTCATCAAGGACGGCCGCATCCTGCTCATCCGCAAGAAGCAAGGCCTCGGCACCGGCAAGATCACAGCCCCCGGCGGACGCATCGAGCCCGGCGAGAGCGCCCTGGACGCGGCTTGCCGCGAGACCACTGAAGAAGTGGGCCTGACCCCCTCGGGTCTGGCCCAGGCCGGCGAGCTCCACTTCCAATTCGCGGACGGCTACAAGCTCCACTGCACGGTCTTCACCGCAAGGGAGGCCGAGGGCGCGCTAATCGAGACGGACGAGGCCGCGCCCATCTGGACCGACATCTGCGCTATCCCCTACAAGGACATGTGGGCGGACGACGAGCTTTGGATGCCCTGGATGCTGGCCGGCAAGCCATTCCAAGGCCATTTTCGCTTCGATGGGGACCGCATGCTCAGCGCCAGCGTCGAACCCAGCCCACGAGCTTGA
- a CDS encoding class I SAM-dependent RNA methyltransferase gives MEQLFAVCAPGLEACVARELYGLGLIKALGLLRDFGGVKFQGSLRDLYRANLLLRCADRILVRFAQFHAASFPELRRKASRLLWKDYLAPGRPVTLRVSCESSRLYHETAVAERLADAIADSLGTPPLPGPGQLIDVRLDDDLCSISLDSSGDPLHKRGYRLALAKAPLRETLASAMLQASGWDGSSPLLDPFCGSGTIAIEAALLAGRMAPGQARRFAFMDWPDFDAACWEELKAAAAQQAVSETPRIIASDRDAGAIRAAQANAKRAGVADRIEFSCRAVSAIEPPLGPGWVVTNPPYGMRLKGSGDLRDLYAQFGKVLRAKCPGWHASVLATGPRLMASTGLRFEPGFSTMNGGLQVKLANCLV, from the coding sequence TTGGAACAGCTCTTCGCAGTGTGCGCCCCCGGCCTGGAGGCCTGCGTCGCGCGGGAACTATATGGATTGGGCCTCATCAAAGCTTTAGGACTCTTGCGCGATTTCGGAGGCGTGAAGTTCCAGGGCTCCTTGCGCGACCTGTACCGGGCCAACCTGCTCCTGCGCTGCGCGGACCGCATCCTGGTCCGATTCGCGCAGTTCCACGCGGCCTCATTCCCTGAGTTAAGGCGCAAGGCGAGCCGCCTGCTCTGGAAGGACTATCTCGCGCCGGGGCGGCCCGTCACTTTGCGGGTCTCCTGCGAGAGCTCGCGCCTGTATCATGAGACGGCAGTGGCCGAGCGGCTGGCCGATGCCATCGCAGACAGCCTCGGCACTCCCCCACTCCCAGGGCCGGGACAACTCATCGATGTGCGCCTCGACGACGACCTTTGCTCCATAAGCCTGGACTCCTCCGGTGACCCCTTGCACAAGCGCGGCTACCGGCTGGCCTTGGCCAAGGCCCCGCTCCGGGAGACCTTGGCCAGCGCGATGCTGCAGGCTTCGGGCTGGGACGGAAGCTCGCCCCTCCTCGATCCCTTTTGCGGGTCAGGGACCATCGCCATCGAGGCGGCTTTGCTGGCCGGCAGGATGGCGCCGGGCCAGGCCCGGCGCTTCGCCTTCATGGACTGGCCCGATTTCGACGCCGCGTGCTGGGAGGAGCTCAAGGCCGCGGCCGCCCAACAGGCCGTCTCTGAGACACCGAGGATCATCGCCTCCGACCGGGACGCCGGAGCCATCCGCGCCGCGCAGGCCAACGCGAAGCGCGCGGGAGTGGCTGACCGCATCGAATTCTCCTGCCGGGCCGTCTCAGCCATAGAGCCCCCTTTGGGTCCGGGCTGGGTGGTCACCAACCCGCCCTACGGCATGCGCCTGAAAGGCAGCGGCGATCTGCGCGACCTCTACGCCCAGTTCGGCAAAGTCCTGCGGGCCAAGTGCCCGGGCTGGCATGCCTCCGTGCTCGCCACGGGACCTCGGCTCATGGCCAGTACCGGCCTGCGCTTCGAGCCAGGCTTCTCCACCATGAACGGCGGGCTCCAGGTGAAGCTGGCGAACTGCCTGGTCTGA